Sequence from the Neomonachus schauinslandi chromosome 9, ASM220157v2, whole genome shotgun sequence genome:
CAAAAGAGCCTGTGGTTTCCGTGTTCTTAACCTGTGGCCATTTCTTTTACAGGGTGATCTGGACCCTCTGGCATCTCTCAAATCACTGACTTACCTAAGGTATGGAAACGATTTGTGGTGGTGACAGTGAAGTCCCTTATCATAACACCATTACCAGCCTTGCTCTTAAAGCAATCAGTGAGTAAGAAGGACCTTTTAAAAACAAGgagtgaaaatatttcctttaggTCCAGTGCTCTATTAAAGCTTCCGTAATGTTAACTTAATAACACCGAAATGTGCAAAAATGTGAACTTTTCCTTAGTTTATGGACTCATCTGGTGCTATTAAAATGGACCTCTTGTATGCTGCGCTATGAACAAGGTTGGCATTATGTTACTCCTTTTCTTGTAGTGTTCTGAGAAATCCTGTAACAAATAAGAAGCATTACAGACTGTACGTAATTTATAAAGTTCCGCAAGTCAGAGTACTGGATTTCCAGAAGGTGAAACTAAAAGTAAGTATTGTTCTTCTGGTTGTAAGTCATTATAGTTTcgtgtgttttattttatacttttgttactgatttttttcaattgcCAATGAGTTTTACTATTGGTTTATAATAAAAACGTggcaaagaaaatgttaaatcatGTATTTTGCATAGCAGAGTTTATAGTAGGACTTGGGGCTAACGCTGTCTTGGCTGGTACTGCTGGCTGTTCAGGCAGCCTGCGATCAGCCACCGGGAGCACTGTCAGCAACAGACTGTTTAGATACATTCCCCACGGGGAGCTAATATAATCCATTTTTCAGCAGCTTTAATTGTCAGGGTGATTTTCCCTTTACTgggagtgtttttgttttctttttctttttaaaccttcTTAGTTCCTCCAGAGCCCCTCCTTAAAACTAGGAGGGGGAACTTTCTTCGGGGCGCCTCACCAGAGAAGGCAAGGCCTTTGTCTCCTTTTACTTGAAATTGGCTTTTGGTATTTTTACCAGCCCACAGTATTTCAGGAGAGTTTTCTTCCGTGTTTTCTGAGGAATGCATCTAAATGCATGTGGTATTCCTATTTCCATTAACTCTGTGTGTGGTGTTGCTGTAGGAGCgtcaggaagcagagaaaatgtTCAAGGGCAAACGGGGTGCACAGCTTGCAAAGGATATTGCCAGGAGAAGCAAAACGTAAGATACGGATATCCAACTTCACTCCACTTCACCTTCAGAAACACTATCTGTCTGGCTTTTTGCCTCCTACAGAATTAAAACACCTGTGCCTAATAACAGTATTGAATTTGTGTGATGATAGCCCATGACCAACAATGGTCCACACATCACATGAGATTTCTACCAGGTTAGCAAATCCTTCCGTGTTTAGTCTTACCTGCAACATTGTATGCTTCCTGCTTTTTGTCTAGAGGAAGATGAGAACCGGGTGGTGTTTCTGAAGGAGAGAGTTTCTTGTATCAGTTTGTTAACAAAGATAAGATACTACACTGGTTGAATTACTTTCAAAAGCTTTTTTGAAAGTAAAAGAGAAGCAACTTCCATTGGTCCGGGTTTAACAGTTGcgttcttccctccccctcccaagtTTCAACCCAGGTGCTGGTTTGCCAACTGACAAAAAGAAAGGTGGGCCGTCTCCAGGGGATGTAGAAGCAATCAAGGTAATAACGTGTTAGGACTCTTGGACTGGAGAGAGTTGCCATGGGTTTAGGACATGAAATATGTAATAGACCAAGTTCTAAACATTGTagtccccgccccctcccccccccccccccccccccccccccgccctagCAACAGTTAGATTCCTGCCTATATTCTGTGTAAGAAAGAAGTAGCATAAAGTTATTGCTTGACTTTGACTTGAGTTACTTACATGAACCAGTCAAAGCAGAGGCAGTTCtagttctttctcattttcccagggtatgttttattttgaacAGTTAGTTACCTTAGTATGTTGTCTCAGTGTTTgccttagtttttattttcaaagattgcTGTCTGCAAGATCTGCTTGATGATCAGTGGGAAATCCTAATTTCATAATAATTGCTTCCTAAATTACCCAGTAACATAGTTCCAAATAGGTGCTTGAATTCACTAAAATTTTAGGACATTTGCAGTGATTGTTGGCTGTCTTGTAAGCGGGTCCACACCCTTTTACCAGTTTTGGGAATTTATGATTCGGCTTTGGGTTGATTTCAACGTGACAATAAAATTCTTGCGCCAACACAACAATTTAATATTCCAGCTCCCAAAGTTGCTGTGGACTTCTGTAGGGTTTTCTGGGTGATTGATCGTTAGATGCAATTAATGGTCTGTCTCCGTTGTTTTCTGTCCTCCAGAATGCTATAGCAAATGCATCCACCCTGGCTGAAGTGGAGCGGCTGAAGGGCTTGCTGCAGTCTGGCCAGATACCTGGCAGGGAGCGCAGACCAGGTCAGGACACCGTGTTCTTGTCTGCGGGCTGCCCAGTTAATGTGTACTTGAAGTGATTCCAGAACAGTTCAGATGCCATGACCCAGGAATGTTAGCCTCTGACGGATGTGAAATCCCTTTATATGATCTTTAAGGATAAGTTATTTGATGGAGAATATTCTGGCATAGGACCCTGAGGGTTTTTTTATGTAAAAGTTGAAGCGTACATTATTCCCTAGCCATGCAGTGTAACCAAACACCAGAGGGAACCGTGTGGACTTttacccgtgtgtgtgtgtgtgttagataCCTTAGTAGTTGGTTAGAAATAcatccatttcctcatctttaaatttAAGATAACATACAGTACCAACCTCAAAGGGTGTTTGGGAGGATAAGTAAGAGTTCATAGGTAGCACTTAGCACAGGGTCTGACATGAGCATACATTTTTGCTAAGTGTTggctattctaattttttttttttttaaagattttatttatttatttatttgacagagagagacacagtgagagaggaaacacaagtgagggagagggagaagcaggcctcccacggagcagggagcccgatgggggctcgatcccaggaccctgggatcgtgacctgagccaaaggcagacgcttaacgactgagccacccaggcgcccNNNNNNNNNNacctgagccaaaggcagacgcttaacgactgagccacccaggcgcccctattctaaTATTTGAATGCCAACTTTTTGTCCGGCAGGATGTTGGGCGCTGGAGGTGTAAAGTAAAAACTACCCAAAAAATGTGTATTACGAGTTTTGATATGAATGTAATTGGGTGCTTCTATCTAGACTGGCAACTCAGGGAAAGTtcccttgggcaagtcatgtcTGAACGGAAgctaaaaatgagtaagacattaATTAGATCAGCGGTTCTCACTGTATAGCCCTTGAGCCTCTGGGCATCTGTGAGGTCAGAACTTTGTATGAGAACACTGAGGTGTTACTTGCTTTTTCCGCCGCTATTAACATTTGCACTGATCATGCAAGAGTAATGGTGGGTAAAACTGCTGGGGCCTCGGCACAGGTCAAGGCCATGGCCTAGAAGGTATTAGGAGTCCTCATTCTAAACTGCTGTGCACTCTCTTAGTAAAGTGTTTCACTTAAGATCATCCTTCATGAAGCAAAGAgattaatgttattaaatatcaCCTTTTTAAATGCATATCTTTTGATATCCTGGGTGACAGGATGAGGGTATGCACGAATGCATGCCCTAGTTGGTTGCTTGTCTCCATACACTTGAACATTCGTTTCATTTGAGAGGCAGGCATCTTCTCGAACATGAAGCGAACTTGTCACTTCAAAGAAAAGGTAGATCTATGGATTTTTCAAGTAAGAGAGTATGAAAAGTTCATTGATAAGGTTTCAGACTCCACAGTGCAAACTAACccttaagaaactaccacttttGTCAAGTTTTAGCATAGCATCAAACAGGAAAAGCCACAAAAAGTCTACGAAGACTGTTAGAATACTCCTTCCTTTCCTAGCTGCGTGTCTATGTGAGGCtgattttcctcatttccttcagtGAAAACAAAGCGTTGTAGCAGGGGGACTGATGAGGCCAGTCCCAGGGTCCAGCTGACGGCTGTTCGTCAGACATGATAGAGAGAGGCAAAAATAGAAGATAATGCCAAGCTTCTCacgaaatatttttgttttggaaaatgttattttttttttaataaaaacataaacgtTAACATGTaatggagacttttttttaatgaattacttttttttttaaatacttgatcttaatttctaatacagtatTGATGAATCTAATATGGTATTGGTAAGTgtacataaacaaaagctctttgggtcCTAAAACTAAAGTGTTTGCAAATTGCTGAACTAAACAAAGGCAGAGTGACATTCTAGGGAGGAAGTGGGGACCACACGGGCAAAGCACCTGTGGCAAATAGGAGCCTTGCCCACTTGAACTGGAAGAGGCCAGTGGGAGTGAAGTTCAAGGCACAGGGAGAAGTGGTGAGATGAGCCAACAGAGGATGCAGGCAGTAGGCTACACAGGGCCCTGCAGACTGATGGATGCGGTCTTGTGTCCTGAGAGCATTAGAAGTCTgtcaaaggttttcttttctttctttcttttttttttttttaaagattgtatttatttatttgacagagagttagagagcacaagtaggcagagcggcaagcagagggagagggagaagcaggctttctgttgagcagggagcctgacgtggggctcgatcccaagaccctgggatcatgacctgagccgaaggcagacacttaactgactgagcgacccaggcgcacCATGTCAAAGGTTTTCAAGGCTCAGTGGTGGCAGGTGGGGGAAGAGGCTGTATCACAATGGCTTATTGTGACTGTCATATGACAGAATTACTGAGCTGATTTGTTTCCCCTAAAATGTTTATCTGGGCCTTAGGATCTCTTGGATTTTCACTGATCTGGCGGTTcactgggaagaggaaaggagacatGGTTCAGTGTACTCCATAGATTTCAGTGGGCCAAGGCTTCTGAGTACACTGAAACTTGACTGACATTCTTATCCTGGTAGTTTTGTATCTAGAAATCCGATGTTGGGGCTAACTGTAGAAGCAGTAGGCTTAAACAAGAATAATTTTCCCGTGCACTGAGTTAAAACATTTCCTTCTTCAGAATACATTGACCCAAATATCTGTCATAAATTGATGAACAAATGTAAGACTTTTGGTTGTTGCCATACTCTAATTTAGAGACAATAAGTCACTGAGTATTCCCATTAACTGGCATGTAGTAGGTATCCAAATGTTTTTTGAGTATTCCCATTTTCTTTGCCTATGGTAGCGGTAAGAACAAAACACAAAGTATAAGCTTTTTGCTTTCACAAAAAAGGAATTATCAGTGCAACCAAAATGGGTTATTTGAATGTCAGACAGTGAGTTTGACTTTTATAAAACACCTTTGTGACCCTTTGCCTAGGAATTGACCATCCCTTCCTATACTTGCCAAAGACAGGTAGTCTCTGGACGCCAAGCTCCTGTGGTTGGGTTTGTACCTAGTCCAGGAACTAGCATGCAGTAGCTTCACAGAAGGGCCACTCGCATCCAGAGAAGCACATGCTCTGAACTCAGTATGACATCTGGCTTTGTGTTCTTCTTTAGGCCCCACTGATGATGGTGAAGAGGAGATGGAAGAAGACACGGTCACAAATGGGTCCTGAGCAATGTGGCCTGAGTATCTGCAGGATGTATAATACGCCTCCTTGGGACAAGTCCTGCTTTTTGAACTTGGAATAATAGCCTTGTTTGGGTCAGCAAAGTGGAGTTCATAAGCATTGTCGAAAGGCTTAAGACTGCTGCTGGTAATTTTgtaatattattaattttgaaacctAAATGCCAGTTTTCTACAAATAGTAAAAACACAGCGACATTCACTGTGCTGCCACGTTGTCtgtcatggggggtggggggcggtgcgCAATGAGGTATACGGACATGTGGAAGTTGGAAATGCCTGAGGGCGGTGTTTCTAGGTAGGCTTCCCAGGCCTCTATaaaatgtttagatttttaaattcttaataaaacTCAAGATTACCTGTGTGCTGCCAATGGTTATTGGTAAGACTCTGCAATCTggtgcattttttcccccatgcaAAGAATAACAACAGCTTCATTAAAGACAGCCAGGCTTTAATTACTGATTTGAAAAATTGTAGGGGAATGCAACTCCTGCTTGTTGGAATCTGAGCAGAGGGGCAGCATGTTCCAGCATTTAGGACATGGttaggggtgtggggggggtggtcttGCCCAATGAGCAGGCTACGGCAATGTCCTCTCACAGCTCCTGGATGCTTCGTTGCATTTCTCACACCGTTTTATGGCCAATTTAGGCTAATCATAAAAACAATGTGGAGGTGAGCACCGTCACCATCCATCTTTTCATCTGCTGGTGTTggtctgggttttctttttaaacaaaatgtgagAAACACTCTTGTCAGTAGACCCCTGAACAATTGTGGGTGATTGCTGCTGGGCTGATTTTGTCATTCTTGTAAAATGTGCATAAGATGTGTAAGCCATGAAGGAACTCGACCTTCGAGGAACTGGCAGTCTAGCTGGGAAGATGGAACCGTGGGCAACAGTGGTGCTAAACCTCCATGTAGTAGAAGAGAGGGCAGAGCGTTCAGAAAGGACATGGAACTTGGGTATCAGGAGAACTTGGCCTGCAGATTGCCTCAGTATGACCCTAAACCAGTGCTCTCCAACCCCAGTGTGCTATGAATTTCCAGGGCACCTTGTTCAAATGCAAGATCCTGTGGGGGCTGGTGCCGTCCATGAGAAGACAGGGCTTCTCAGGATTTCCAGACTTCCCTCTCACCACTTCCTCAGTGTCTACCTGACACCTTTCAACTCCCTCAAGGACAGTCCCCCGTAGTCCATTTACTGATGGCCCAAACCAGGGTGCATTGCTCTGCTGTTTTACCCTCACTTGGACAGATGGGGAGGTTGatgttttttaatgatttcctgGGACATTTAGGCACCCAGGAACTAACCCAAATAGACAATAGATGGATTTATAAACTAGAAGTTAATATAATTTGAGAGGAAGATAACTCTGCAGTTGATGCTCTGCTGTTCCCCTCACCAAGGTGTTACTAAATGTACATGGAATCAGAACAGAaggccttgggggtgggggtggggtggtcttAGAGATCGTCCTGGGCTGGATTAGAATTTAGCTTTGACAACATCTTTCATGACAGAAGCCATGAGGCTGCCTTTTCTGCTTGTCAGGACAACTAAAATGAGCCCAGTTTCCTCCATGCTTAGGATCCAGGGAAGCTATTGCCATCCTAGtcaggaggctccctgctgccaTCATTTATGAGCTACCGATTAAGGGGACTCTGAATGAGCCTCTGGTCATTACCCTGAGTAATAACCACGTGGTTGCCGTTCATTTCCCTCCAGTCACGTTCCCTCCCTCTAGCTTACTTCGGGTCCTGGCTTCGACTGTGGGCAATCCTTAGCAATAATATAAGACTTGGGTGCCATTGCCTGAGTGGATCTGGCCTAAACGGGATCACTTTGGCACCAGTTTAATGATGCATGGTTAAGGGTTTGAGGGCtgctaagaaaaaacaaaaggagccCTTGCTCCAGTATTTATGCTCTTGTCCCAACTGAGGCTTTTGCAAAAGTTGACAAGATGAGTGCGAGAGCTCCTTTGCTCAGAGCTCCGCTAATAGCCGTGTGTCTCAGGACCTGAAAAATGGGGATTGCCTCAACCCGGTTTTTCCCAGAAGCCCTGTGGTTTCAGTGTGCAAGTTCTGTAGAACATGAGGTTCAGTCAGAGATAATAGCTTCTGTCATGTTCTAGTAGAAACCTGTACGAGCGGCACGGTCATGGCAACACTCAAACTTTATTTCTGTGGAACTACATTAAGATGTTGATTTGAATATTAATAGCTTTGTAATATTGGTGAAGGGTAGTTGCAAGAAAGGCAGGCTGGGGcaaggt
This genomic interval carries:
- the SNRPA1 gene encoding U2 small nuclear ribonucleoprotein A' isoform X2; the protein is MNKTWTLTISSLQWYKIPVIENLGATLDQFDAIDFSDNEIRKLDGFPLLRRLKTLLVNNNRICRIGEGLDQALPCLTELILTNNSLVELGDLDPLASLKSLTYLSVLRNPVTNKKHYRLYVIYKVPQVRVLDFQKVKLKERQEAEKMFKGKRGAQLAKDIARRSKTFNPGAGLPTDKKKGGPSPGDVEAIKNAIANASTLAEVERLKGLLQSGQIPGRERRPGPTDDGEEEMEEDTVTNGS
- the SNRPA1 gene encoding U2 small nuclear ribonucleoprotein A' isoform X1 → MVKLTAELIEQAAQYTNAVRDRELDLRGYKIPVIENLGATLDQFDAIDFSDNEIRKLDGFPLLRRLKTLLVNNNRICRIGEGLDQALPCLTELILTNNSLVELGDLDPLASLKSLTYLSVLRNPVTNKKHYRLYVIYKVPQVRVLDFQKVKLKERQEAEKMFKGKRGAQLAKDIARRSKTFNPGAGLPTDKKKGGPSPGDVEAIKNAIANASTLAEVERLKGLLQSGQIPGRERRPGPTDDGEEEMEEDTVTNGS